A single Thermoanaerobacterium sp. RBIITD DNA region contains:
- a CDS encoding ATP-binding protein, whose amino-acid sequence MLVQFNFKNFKSFKNEATLDMTATSIKEHPYNLIETKSGEKYLKVAAIYGANASGKSNVIEAFSFMHFFVITSLGSESIENKHDRKTIPVRGFAFDSISKNKPSEFEVFFIHNDVEYQYGFSVDKEKIHEEWLYCKRASGKKYETLFERSGNKVECGKKMDEAEKFKDSVEDKTLFLTLTAKTKVKVSKTVFQWFLNNSAVDFGNITFERLISRSISPEILENEVYKNSIEKFLVAIDTGIRGIRVEKIGRNKSEDDLEGYRVFSRHKIKNSNEYVEIPFDQESSGTQKMFCLFDFFWDVMRNGGVLFIDELNAKLHPYLVRYIIKMFHDPSINKNNAQLVYTTHDTFTLTRDVFRRDEIWFVEKDEEGVSDLYSLVEYKLEDDSKVRNDATYYKDYLSGRYGAVPLLKEFDILGGQTSGERS is encoded by the coding sequence ATGTTAGTACAATTTAATTTTAAAAATTTTAAATCATTTAAAAATGAAGCAACATTAGATATGACAGCAACATCCATCAAAGAACACCCCTATAATCTGATTGAAACAAAGTCAGGGGAGAAATATTTGAAGGTTGCAGCAATCTATGGTGCCAATGCAAGCGGAAAATCTAATGTCATTGAAGCCTTTTCCTTTATGCATTTTTTTGTTATCACCTCATTAGGATCGGAGAGCATAGAAAATAAGCATGATAGAAAGACTATTCCAGTAAGAGGGTTTGCTTTTGACAGTATTAGCAAGAATAAGCCTTCCGAATTTGAAGTGTTCTTTATCCATAATGATGTAGAATACCAATATGGCTTTTCGGTAGATAAAGAAAAAATCCACGAAGAATGGCTTTATTGCAAAAGAGCCAGTGGCAAAAAATATGAAACGTTGTTTGAACGGTCTGGAAACAAGGTCGAATGCGGAAAAAAGATGGATGAAGCAGAAAAATTCAAGGATTCGGTTGAGGATAAAACTCTGTTTTTGACTTTAACGGCGAAGACGAAAGTTAAAGTCTCCAAGACTGTATTTCAGTGGTTTTTGAATAACTCGGCGGTCGATTTTGGAAATATTACTTTTGAGAGATTAATTTCGAGGAGTATTTCTCCAGAGATTTTAGAGAATGAAGTCTATAAAAACAGTATTGAAAAATTCCTGGTTGCTATTGATACAGGCATTAGAGGAATCAGGGTAGAAAAAATCGGTAGAAATAAAAGTGAGGATGACCTGGAAGGATACAGGGTATTTTCGAGGCATAAAATCAAAAACAGCAACGAATATGTAGAAATTCCTTTTGATCAGGAGTCAAGCGGTACTCAAAAAATGTTCTGCCTGTTTGATTTCTTTTGGGATGTTATGAGAAACGGGGGCGTTTTGTTCATTGATGAACTGAATGCAAAACTACATCCCTATTTGGTCAGATATATTATTAAAATGTTTCACGATCCCTCCATCAATAAAAACAATGCACAGTTGGTGTATACTACCCACGATACATTCACTCTTACGAGGGATGTTTTTAGAAGAGATGAAATCTGGTTTGTAGAAAAGGATGAAGAAGGTGTTTCCGATTTGTATTCTCTGGTGGAATATAAGTTGGAGGATGACAGCAAAGTCAGGAATGATGCGACTTATTATAAGGACTACCTGTCTGGAAGGTATGGGGCTGTCCCTTTATTAAAGGAATTTGATATTTTGGGGGGTCAAACGAGTGGGGAGCGATCGTGA
- a CDS encoding recombinase family protein, with the protein MKIGYIRVSSKDQKEEDFEDIVDKMYIDKTSRKDTNRPCLQEMLSFIREGDVLYIESISRSARNTRDFLELMDTFKSKGVGVICLKEPIDTTTPSGRMMATVFASMYEMERENIMQRQREGIDVAKQRGVKFGRPKTKIPKDFEKTIKR; encoded by the coding sequence ATGAAAATTGGCTATATTAGGGTAAGTAGCAAAGATCAGAAAGAAGAAGACTTTGAGGATATTGTAGATAAAATGTACATAGATAAAACAAGCAGAAAGGATACCAATAGACCATGTCTTCAGGAAATGCTTTCTTTTATTAGAGAAGGCGATGTATTATATATTGAAAGTATCTCTCGTTCTGCAAGAAATACAAGAGATTTCCTTGAACTTATGGACACATTCAAATCCAAGGGGGTTGGGGTTATTTGTCTTAAAGAGCCAATTGATACTACAACTCCATCTGGAAGAATGATGGCAACAGTATTTGCCAGTATGTATGAGATGGAAAGAGAAAATATAATGCAGCGTCAGCGTGAAGGAATAGACGTTGCAAAGCAAAGAGGAGTAAAATTTGGGCGACCAAAAACAAAAATTCCGAAGGATTTTGAAAAAACTATAAAAAGATAG
- the rlmH gene encoding 23S rRNA (pseudouridine(1915)-N(3))-methyltransferase RlmH, translated as MNINIIAVGKIKEKFIEDGIREYVKRLKPYCNINIIEVNDEKAPEGLSDKEKLDVMHKEGIKIVDKIRKGSFIISLCIEGRQMDSVEFARYIEDVMTEGNSNMTFVIGGSLGLNDDVKSMSNLKLSFSKMTFPHQLMRLILVEQIYRAFKIMKGEPYHK; from the coding sequence TTGAATATAAACATAATAGCAGTAGGAAAGATAAAGGAGAAGTTTATAGAAGATGGAATACGGGAATATGTAAAAAGATTGAAGCCATATTGCAATATAAACATAATTGAAGTAAACGATGAAAAGGCACCTGAAGGTTTAAGCGACAAAGAAAAACTTGATGTTATGCACAAAGAGGGTATCAAAATTGTGGATAAAATCAGGAAAGGAAGTTTCATAATATCCCTTTGTATAGAAGGCAGACAAATGGATTCGGTAGAATTTGCCCGCTATATAGAGGATGTCATGACAGAGGGCAATTCTAATATGACATTTGTAATAGGAGGATCCCTTGGATTAAACGACGATGTAAAATCTATGTCAAATTTAAAGCTGTCATTTTCAAAGATGACATTTCCGCATCAGCTTATGAGGCTTATATTGGTAGAGCAAATCTACAGAGCATTTAAGATAATGAAGGGTGAGCCGTATCATAAGTGA
- a CDS encoding CxxH/CxxC protein, with protein sequence MFVVCEEHLEEAIEEFVDVYEQPPDIYKLDEVSFTDWLAPHKCDFCEDIPKYLVV encoded by the coding sequence ATGTTTGTTGTATGTGAAGAACATTTAGAAGAAGCTATTGAAGAATTTGTGGATGTATATGAACAGCCGCCAGATATATATAAGCTTGATGAAGTATCATTTACAGATTGGCTGGCACCTCATAAGTGCGACTTTTGCGAAGACATTCCAAAGTACCTTGTAGTGTGA
- a CDS encoding trypsin-like peptidase domain-containing protein, producing MQHDDNRMKKPSYLATVIIIAVITSLIFTYIAPKFLWGKIIPFPYTGTGPLRKEVIIPKAEPSTIAEAVAKKDTPAVVGISSIEFERQYYFLERKVEGVGSGFIVDKNGYILTNNHVASPSAKKLTIYLSDGSTLPGKVLWSDSTLDLSVIKINAKNLPTIPLGDSDTNIVGQTVIAIGNPLGLRFERTVTSGIISALNRSLPIEEGGKQKIMEDLIQTDASINPGNSGGPLVDSKGNAIGINTAKVTTAEGLGFAIPINITKPIVRKVIATGTFKAPYIGVVGYDREIASYINADIVIAEGIYVADIDPAGPAYKAGIKKGYILLEVDGKPVDTMTALKTVIYSRNIGDKVNVKYRTLTGDIGTTTVTLSK from the coding sequence ATGCAGCATGATGATAATAGGATGAAAAAGCCGTCATATTTAGCGACTGTAATAATTATAGCAGTTATTACATCATTGATATTTACATACATAGCACCTAAGTTCCTTTGGGGCAAAATAATACCATTCCCATACACAGGTACGGGACCTTTGAGGAAAGAGGTTATAATACCTAAAGCAGAACCATCAACAATAGCTGAAGCAGTCGCAAAAAAAGATACGCCAGCAGTTGTAGGCATATCCTCAATAGAATTTGAAAGGCAGTATTATTTCTTAGAGAGAAAAGTAGAAGGTGTTGGATCTGGATTTATAGTCGATAAAAATGGTTATATACTTACAAATAACCATGTGGCAAGTCCCTCTGCCAAAAAGCTGACTATTTATTTAAGCGATGGGAGCACTTTACCTGGAAAAGTTCTGTGGTCTGATTCGACATTGGATTTATCTGTTATCAAGATAAATGCCAAAAATCTTCCGACGATACCTCTGGGGGATTCGGATACAAATATAGTCGGGCAAACAGTAATAGCTATAGGTAATCCCCTTGGATTGAGGTTTGAAAGGACTGTTACATCAGGCATAATAAGTGCTCTAAATAGAAGCCTTCCTATTGAGGAAGGCGGTAAGCAAAAGATAATGGAAGACCTCATCCAGACAGATGCTTCCATAAACCCTGGCAATAGTGGTGGACCGCTGGTAGATTCAAAGGGAAATGCAATCGGAATAAATACAGCAAAAGTAACAACAGCAGAAGGACTTGGTTTTGCAATACCAATAAACATAACAAAGCCAATTGTAAGGAAAGTAATAGCAACAGGGACATTTAAGGCACCTTACATCGGTGTTGTAGGATATGATAGAGAAATAGCAAGTTATATAAATGCGGATATTGTCATTGCAGAGGGAATATATGTGGCAGATATAGATCCTGCAGGACCCGCTTACAAGGCAGGTATCAAAAAGGGCTATATATTGTTGGAAGTTGACGGCAAGCCGGTTGATACGATGACAGCATTAAAGACTGTCATATATAGCAGAAATATCGGTGATAAAGTAAATGTCAAATACAGGACATTAACAGGTGATATAGGGACAACTACAGTAACACTTAGTAAATGA
- a CDS encoding UDP-N-acetylglucosamine 1-carboxyvinyltransferase, translating into MDKFIINGGIPLKGTVTISGAKNSAVAILPAALLADTPSTIDNLPDINDIELLKEMIEYLGGRVAKKEHEVMIDPAGINSFCPPHELASQMRASYYLIGALLSRFKEAAIAMPGGCNIGVRPIDQHIKGFEALGAKTSIEHGIIKVKADKLIGTHIYFDVVSVGATINLMLAACKAEGTTILENCAKEPHVVDVANFLNAMGANIKGAGTDTIKIIGVKEMHGCRHTVIPDQIEAGTYMVAAAATGGDVIIKGIIPKHLESIMAKMSEIGVIIDECEEDLRVRINGRPKRADIKTQPYPGFPTDMQQLIAVLLALADGVSIITENVYEGRFKYLDELKKMGVKAKVEGRTAVIEGVEMITGATLSATDLRAGAAMVIAGLAAHGVTEVTNVHYIDRGYEAIEKKLSQLGADIKRVR; encoded by the coding sequence GTGGACAAGTTTATAATCAACGGGGGAATACCCTTGAAGGGAACAGTCACGATTAGTGGAGCAAAGAATTCGGCTGTTGCGATACTTCCCGCTGCTCTTTTAGCAGATACCCCAAGCACAATAGATAATTTGCCAGATATTAATGATATAGAATTACTTAAAGAAATGATAGAATATTTAGGTGGAAGAGTTGCTAAAAAAGAACATGAAGTAATGATTGATCCTGCAGGTATTAATTCATTTTGCCCGCCGCATGAACTAGCAAGTCAGATGAGGGCATCATATTATCTTATTGGAGCCCTTTTAAGCAGGTTTAAAGAAGCCGCGATTGCTATGCCTGGAGGCTGTAACATTGGAGTTAGGCCTATAGACCAGCATATCAAAGGATTTGAAGCACTTGGCGCAAAGACATCCATTGAACATGGTATTATTAAAGTAAAAGCTGATAAATTAATAGGGACTCATATTTATTTTGATGTTGTAAGTGTCGGTGCTACAATAAACTTAATGTTAGCAGCTTGTAAGGCAGAAGGGACTACAATTTTGGAAAATTGCGCAAAGGAGCCCCATGTTGTCGATGTTGCCAATTTTCTAAATGCTATGGGTGCCAATATCAAGGGTGCTGGCACAGACACAATTAAGATAATTGGAGTCAAGGAAATGCACGGTTGTAGGCATACTGTTATACCTGACCAGATTGAAGCCGGGACATACATGGTAGCAGCTGCAGCAACTGGCGGTGATGTAATTATAAAAGGTATCATCCCCAAACATCTTGAATCGATAATGGCAAAGATGTCAGAAATTGGTGTTATAATTGATGAATGTGAGGAAGATTTAAGGGTAAGAATAAATGGTAGGCCTAAAAGAGCTGATATAAAGACACAGCCGTATCCAGGCTTTCCGACTGACATGCAGCAACTTATTGCCGTACTTTTGGCACTTGCCGATGGAGTTAGCATAATTACTGAAAATGTGTATGAAGGTAGATTTAAGTACCTTGATGAATTAAAGAAGATGGGTGTAAAAGCTAAAGTGGAAGGAAGAACGGCCGTTATAGAGGGAGTTGAAATGATAACAGGCGCTACTTTATCGGCGACTGACTTAAGAGCTGGTGCTGCAATGGTTATTGCAGGACTTGCTGCACATGGTGTAACAGAAGTTACAAATGTACATTATATCGATAGAGGATATGAAGCAATAGAAAAAAAATTAAGTCAACTTGGTGCAGACATTAAAAGAGTTAGATAA
- the yycI gene encoding two-component system regulatory protein YycI gives MNWSRAKTILILIFTILNFILYTGNMKIAATNNTVPTAKEINEMYRILDNNNIKIQTNVPNNYKPMPMLRVKLKNYDKDFIMSNFIKNSKFNSYNGGTTYNIGNETIEVKNGYFYYKIVDDKFKNMDKDTAFDYIKSFVKENNLIEKYSVANATYDGNKYTVEYTEIYNGYNVDVSYMKGVINNGTFSFESTWLIPVEEEKEKREIIHPVNALLKLLEINEGSKITIVKEVKPVYFFSWKDADMGEAIPAWRITTESSTYYINAYTGNIEQR, from the coding sequence ATGAATTGGTCAAGGGCGAAAACAATACTTATATTAATATTTACGATTTTGAATTTTATATTGTATACAGGAAATATGAAAATTGCTGCAACTAATAATACAGTACCTACAGCAAAGGAAATAAACGAGATGTACCGCATTTTAGATAATAACAATATAAAAATACAAACAAATGTTCCGAATAATTATAAGCCAATGCCTATGCTAAGAGTTAAACTTAAAAATTATGACAAGGATTTTATTATGAGTAATTTTATAAAAAACAGTAAATTCAATTCATATAATGGTGGTACTACATATAACATAGGAAATGAGACTATAGAGGTAAAAAACGGGTATTTTTATTATAAAATTGTCGATGATAAATTTAAAAACATGGACAAAGATACGGCATTTGACTACATAAAATCCTTTGTAAAAGAAAATAACTTAATCGAGAAATACTCTGTTGCAAATGCAACATATGATGGAAATAAATATACGGTAGAGTACACGGAGATTTATAATGGTTATAATGTCGATGTAAGCTATATGAAGGGCGTTATAAATAATGGCACATTTTCCTTCGAGTCTACATGGCTTATTCCTGTTGAAGAAGAGAAGGAAAAAAGAGAAATAATACATCCTGTTAATGCATTATTAAAACTTCTTGAGATAAATGAAGGCAGTAAAATTACCATTGTTAAAGAGGTTAAACCGGTATACTTTTTTAGCTGGAAAGATGCCGACATGGGTGAAGCGATACCTGCCTGGAGAATTACGACAGAGAGCTCTACTTACTATATAAATGCATATACAGGCAATATTGAACAGAGGTAA
- the yycH gene encoding two-component system activity regulator YycH gives MKERIKTFALVFLVLTSFYLSYTLWTSFPQKSAFMTKSTLSSVDLFNLIRPSSIIIDSGGTYKYITSKDDTTTIWTNVVKLIKENLESGNRIDLNDAKYTNTSQNAIHIIMGGGISKDIFVNALHIDDESSLKRIDSDTYIKEIIITIGKNAGLIFTDHNKYFRIALKDPQYFKGLIDKEFKNSIDYKKSTAGDVYYPDMSATKHLIIKKYINKDVTYDNLYRSITEKIFVNISIVREIRENNGAYIYTDGIKGLRIYKNNRIEYYDTTLSKLDLDRLESLNKALSFIKDVGVRLDRIYLAEMKENGPEYNFSFNYLGDYPAYLVKDGKEIQPINITILNGTIKSATVNYIDMYYAGNYQIAAYDPNKAINLHKISDVRSIRLIYIFDDATLTPAWEVRCKDKDYFINAIEGKLIS, from the coding sequence ATGAAAGAGCGTATTAAAACATTTGCCTTAGTATTTCTTGTTTTAACGAGTTTTTATTTAAGCTATACATTGTGGACATCCTTTCCACAAAAAAGTGCTTTTATGACTAAGTCCACACTTTCGAGTGTGGATCTTTTTAATTTAATAAGGCCTTCATCGATAATAATTGACTCCGGCGGTACATATAAATACATCACATCAAAGGATGATACAACGACAATATGGACAAATGTCGTAAAATTAATAAAAGAAAATTTAGAATCTGGGAATCGAATCGATTTGAACGATGCAAAATATACAAATACAAGCCAAAACGCTATACATATCATAATGGGTGGAGGAATATCAAAGGACATATTTGTTAATGCGCTACATATCGATGATGAATCTTCATTAAAAAGGATTGATTCTGATACATATATCAAAGAGATAATAATCACTATTGGAAAAAATGCCGGACTTATATTTACGGATCATAATAAATACTTTAGGATAGCCTTAAAAGATCCACAGTACTTTAAAGGTTTAATAGATAAGGAGTTTAAGAATTCAATAGATTATAAAAAAAGTACTGCAGGCGATGTATATTATCCTGATATGTCAGCAACTAAGCATCTCATAATAAAGAAATACATAAATAAAGACGTAACATATGATAATTTGTACAGGAGCATTACAGAAAAAATTTTTGTCAACATATCTATTGTAAGAGAGATAAGAGAAAATAACGGCGCATACATATATACAGATGGTATAAAAGGTTTGAGGATTTATAAAAATAATCGTATCGAATATTACGATACAACATTATCTAAATTGGACCTTGATAGATTAGAGTCTTTAAATAAAGCATTATCATTTATAAAAGATGTAGGTGTACGTTTAGATAGAATATATCTTGCAGAAATGAAAGAAAATGGTCCGGAATATAATTTTTCATTTAATTATCTTGGAGATTATCCTGCGTATTTAGTAAAAGATGGTAAAGAAATACAACCGATAAATATAACAATTTTAAATGGAACTATAAAGTCGGCAACCGTAAATTACATAGATATGTATTATGCAGGAAATTATCAGATAGCAGCATACGACCCGAATAAAGCTATAAATTTGCATAAGATAAGTGATGTGCGTTCAATAAGACTTATATACATATTTGACGATGCTACGTTAACACCCGCTTGGGAAGTTAGATGTAAAGACAAAGACTATTTTATAAATGCTATAGAAGGGAAATTAATTAGTTGA